One Mycolicibacterium sp. TUM20985 genomic window, TCCTGCAACGGGTTTGGACTCAGGAGCACGCGCGGTCGGTGAGCATCTCCAGCGGAACCGCGTCAGCCATCGCCTGGTAGCCGGCGAGGTTGAAGTGCAGGCCGTCGGAACCGTCGTAGGCCGGATTGATCCGCGACGGGTCGGCGGGGTCGCGGACAGCGGCGTCGAAGTCGACCACTCCGTCCGCTGGGCTTTCCTGCCGGATCCAGGAGTTGACGGCCTGGCGCACGGCGTCGCTACCCGGCGGGGCGGCGGAACTACCACCGGCCGGGGTGAGCGTGCCCTGCAGCACTCGCAGACCCTGCGAGTGCAGGCGGTCGATCACGTCTCGGTACCCGCCGGTCAGCTGCTCGACGGTGGCGTTGGGGGACATCAGCAAGTCATTGATGCCCTCGAGCCAAATCACCGTCGTCACGCCCGACTGGGTCAACACGTCGGCGTCGAGCCGACGGATCACCGCCGCTCCCTGGACATCCGGTTGGCCACCGACTGCCGAATCCTGCAGCACGCGGTTGCCTGCGATACCGAGGTTGAGCACCGACAGTGGGCGGTCCGCGGCGGCAAGCCGGCGGGCGAGGTCGTCTGGCCAGCGCCCGTCCGCATCGATACCCTCCAGTGTCTCGGGTGCCCCTGCTGGCACCGCTTGGTAGCCGTCGGTGATCGAGTCACCGAGTGCCGCAACAGCACTGTCCGACAGTGGCGCCAGCACCTCGACGCCGCTGACGAAGGGGCGGCTGGTGGTGCGTTGGGTGAACGCGTCCCCATCGACGTCGCTGGTGTGGTCACCAGTGCCCTCGGGCGTGAGGTAGGACGTCTGCCGCGCGACGTCATGCTCGGTCGGCTTACCGACGTCGCCGGCCACGTGCAGGCTCACGGCCAGCGACTCGAATGCCTGGACGGCGAATTCGACGGGGTCGCTCAGCACGTCCTGACCGGGGGCCACTGTGACGCTCCGGTCCCCGGCGAAGGTCAGCGGTGCAGTGGTGTCCGGAACCAACGCCGGCCCGGATGCACGGCGCGCGACGGCCGCGTGCGCGAATGTCACTGGGACGGTGCCGAATCGGTTCGACAACCGGACTCGCGCGGTGGTGCCACCGAACGTCGGCGTCAGGATCGCCCGGATGGTCTCGTCCCGCACCACCGACTTAGGGTTCATCGACATGTCGTACCGATCCATGTCGTCGGTGCCGCCAGAGGCATCCGACGGCGCGGCCGCCCACACCCCGAGCCAGCCCTGATCCGAACAGCTGGGCAGTGGATCGGCCGCAGCCACGCCGGGCGCGACGAGTTGGATGACCAGCCCGGCCACCGCGGCCGAGATCGAAAGACGCTGGCGGGTATTGGTGGAGGTCATGCGGTCGTCTCCCGAACGGTCACGACGGCGTCGCCGAACCGCGCTTCTGTGTCTAGGATTTGGCGGCGGAAGTAGACATGTACGCGAAGTACACGCCGCCGGCGAGGATGAGGCCGACGACGATCAGGACCGGAATGGTGTTGTCGCCGGGTGTGACGAGCACCAACAGGAAGAATGCCTCCCAGATCAGCGCAGCTACGGCGACCGGCATTTCGAAGCGCCCCAGGCTGAAGCCACCTTCCCTGTGCTCCAAGCGTTTTCGCACCGCCAGGTAGCGGATCACGATGCCGGTGTAGATCAGCGCGGGCAGGAGCGTCGATCCCACGATCAGCGGGATCAGTGCGTCACCGGGGAGCGCGAGCATCAAGACGACGCCGACGGCGAGGATCAGAAGCGTCGCCGGAACCGGGGTTTGCGTCTTGGGGTTGACCTTCTTCATCAGCTCGTGCGCCGGGAACCGATTGTCGCGGGCCATCGCGAACACCTGCCGTGAACACGCGGCTATCACTACCATGCCTGCCCCGAACATCGCGAACACCAGGCCCGCCAACAGGATCCGCTCGGCGACCACGCCAGACTGGCTGCGGATGATCTCGGCGACCGGCGATCCACTCGAGGTCACTCCCGAAATATCCTTGATGGCGACGGTCAAGACGATCAGGAACAAGAACCCAAGCACTCCGGCTGCGAGCGCCGACGCCACGATCGCGCGAGGGACGCTGTTGAACGGATCCTTGGCTTCTTCAGCCAGATTCGTCGCGGAGTCGAAGCCGACCAGAGTTGTCAGGCCCATGATCATGCCGGCCATCAAGCCGCCGCCGATGGCGAAGTAGTTCGGTGCGTCGGTGGTGACATCGCGAGCTCGATGCCTACCGCACTGGACGTGATCATGCCGAGCAGTCGCGTGGAGGCGATCACCAGCACCGCCTGGATGACCAGTATCGCCACCGTGAGCATCCGCGCGGTGTCTTCGTTCTCGGCCATTCCGACCAGAGGCAAGAACGCCTGGCTGGCCAGCGCGTTGTCCAGCGCCACGACGGCGATCGCCAGGTACCAGAACGTCAACCAGCCGGACAGCCAGCCGATCTTCGGGTTGGCCAGCCGCGACGCCCACTTATAGGAGGATCCACTGAGCGCAATTCGGGCCGCGAACTGCGCCACCACGAGGGCTACCAGCGCTTGCCCGATGGCGGCAAGGATCCACAACCAGATGCCGACCGGTCCGGAGCTCTTGAGGAGGTCGTCGTAGGTCGCGAAGATGCCGACGGCCACCGAGATGAATGCGAAGGAGACCGCGAACACCTGGAATGCACTGAGGGTTCGCTTGAGTTCGGGTTCGTAACCGCGATCCGGACTTCGTTCGTCCGGAGCGGCGAGGTTCGCCATATCATCTGCCGTCATCGACGTTCCGCTCTTCTATGGCTGGTGCGTACGGGACACTAGAGCAAAGTTCAAGCCTTGCGGCGCAGAATCTGCTTTTGCGTCAAACCGCCTCCGACGCCGATTCCCGTGGCGGGCGTCAGCACGATCACTCGTCGGTGTACGAGCTCGCATGGTTGATGTCCCGCAGCCACTCCGGAGCCCCTTGCTCGGTGTTGAGGCCCTTCTCGATGATGGCTAGGTTGTGGTGCACGTGCACGCCCGTGATGGCCAGATCGGTCTTCGACGGTTGATCGTCGCCGGTCCGTATCTGCTCCGACTGGTGCAGGCCGTCCAACATGGTCTTGATGAGCTCCATGGACATGTACTGGGCTGACGGGTCCCGGTCGCCGCCCCAGTCGGGCCAACACGACGACGCCAAGTCCTCGATGACGTCGTAGATGCCACCCGGTTTCACGTGTGGGAATAGGGCATTGAAAGAGGCCGCAACGACTCTCTCGCAGTCTTGTTGACTCACGTCAATCTCGCGGTCCCACGGACGCCTACCGAGCGTCAGCTCTCCGGCAGCGCGGCGAAGCGCTTCTTGACGTCGTTGTACCAACCCATCGACTTCAGCGGGTGGCGCCAGCGGCCCTTCATGTCGTCGCGGGCGGGTACGTGTTCGTCGTCTCCGGCTTGCACAAGTTCCTTGAGGTGTTGGTCCTGGGCGTTGATGATGTCATCGGCACTGTCACCGCGGTGCGCGAGATCGCAGGGGCCACCGAGATCTTGGCAGGTCATCGACTTCACGGACGTTCCTCCTGTCTTGGTCACACCGGACAATCCGGGTGCGTCAAGGTGATGACGCATCCGACGACGAAAGTGTGACCGCGATGGTGAGCGACGACCAGCTGCGCGAGGGCTTCCAGGCCGAGCGGCCTCGTCTGGAGCGCATCGCTGCGCGAATCTTGGGCGACGCCCACGCGGCCGAAGACATCGTGCAGCAGGCGTGGCTGAGGCTGCACGCCACCGACGAGCCCATCGACAACCTGGCGGGCTGGCTCACGACGGTGACGTCACGGTTGTGCCTGGACCGGCTGCGGGTGCGTACCCCGGAGCCGATGGATTCGATCGAGGTCGAGGCGACGGCACCCGACCCGGCCGACGACGTGGTGCTCGCCGACACCGTTGGCATCGCGCTGCAGGTGGTGCTCGACCGACTCACGCCCGCCGAGCGGGTGGCGTTCGTGCTGCACGATAGCTTCGCCGTCGACTTCGATCTGATTGCCGCGATGCTCGATACGACTCCGGTCGCCGCGCGCAAGCTGGCGTCTCGGGCGCGCGCCAAGGTGCGCCCCGCCGCGCCCGAAGATGCTCTCGCCGACTGGGAGATCGTGGACGCCTTCATGGCCGCGGCCCGCGAAGGCGACTTCGCCCGGCTGCTGGAACTGCTGGCTCCCGACGTGGTGGTGTCCGCCGACGCGGCCGCCGGTGCGCTCGGCACGCCGACGCACATGCGGGGCTCCGATGAGGTAGCCACCTTCTTCAACGGCGCTGCGGCGGCTGCCTTTCCGGTGTTCGTCGATGATCGCCCCGGGGCGGCGTGGATCAATCGCGGCGAGGTGAAGGTCGCCTTCGACTTCACCGTCGAGAACGGTCAGGTGCGGCGGCTCCACTTTCGCGCCGACGACGACGTGCTGGCCGGCGTACGACGGCGCGAGGGCGGGAGTGCGCGACAGTGACCCGCTGGTGATCTA contains:
- a CDS encoding SGNH/GDSL hydrolase family protein, which codes for MTSTNTRQRLSISAAVAGLVIQLVAPGVAAADPLPSCSDQGWLGVWAAAPSDASGGTDDMDRYDMSMNPKSVVRDETIRAILTPTFGGTTARVRLSNRFGTVPVTFAHAAVARRASGPALVPDTTAPLTFAGDRSVTVAPGQDVLSDPVEFAVQAFESLAVSLHVAGDVGKPTEHDVARQTSYLTPEGTGDHTSDVDGDAFTQRTTSRPFVSGVEVLAPLSDSAVAALGDSITDGYQAVPAGAPETLEGIDADGRWPDDLARRLAAADRPLSVLNLGIAGNRVLQDSAVGGQPDVQGAAVIRRLDADVLTQSGVTTVIWLEGINDLLMSPNATVEQLTGGYRDVIDRLHSQGLRVLQGTLTPAGGSSAAPPGSDAVRQAVNSWIRQESPADGVVDFDAAVRDPADPSRINPAYDGSDGLHFNLAGYQAMADAVPLEMLTDRACS
- a CDS encoding sigma-70 family RNA polymerase sigma factor, whose protein sequence is MVSDDQLREGFQAERPRLERIAARILGDAHAAEDIVQQAWLRLHATDEPIDNLAGWLTTVTSRLCLDRLRVRTPEPMDSIEVEATAPDPADDVVLADTVGIALQVVLDRLTPAERVAFVLHDSFAVDFDLIAAMLDTTPVAARKLASRARAKVRPAAPEDALADWEIVDAFMAAAREGDFARLLELLAPDVVVSADAAAGALGTPTHMRGSDEVATFFNGAAAAAFPVFVDDRPGAAWINRGEVKVAFDFTVENGQVRRLHFRADDDVLAGVRRREGGSARQ